In the genome of Natronocella acetinitrilica, one region contains:
- a CDS encoding type IV secretory system conjugative DNA transfer family protein: MKKTIAALLLAGLFSGAAMAGSEARSISDLRSLNFNASVFGSAGGEEEFDLRRRALRDAALATGAQHGYVDQMERLKRQLRANADYMDQTWDFSTVMRLATHGEEELYLLPPVIRELRNSMIATEGHQRLRVSDTTYLIEKRERLVLAPPNWRDYLLFDQPVRVTTPPKPLLPNTPEEMTAWVEGVERGWVAGARQASQEMGRRLEQLGGDYTGMLRYMRLLTEGKIESPFVASSQEWVTGGGAEMRINERVYQISRPSSLNANMDDWKTLELDTRGGYRYPVELDRLRALPGYAED, translated from the coding sequence ATGAAAAAGACGATTGCAGCACTCCTTCTGGCCGGGCTTTTCTCTGGCGCCGCGATGGCGGGGTCCGAGGCCCGCTCGATCAGCGACCTGCGCTCGCTGAACTTCAATGCCAGTGTCTTTGGTAGCGCCGGGGGCGAGGAGGAGTTTGATCTTCGCCGTCGCGCCCTGCGCGATGCCGCACTCGCCACCGGTGCCCAGCACGGCTACGTGGACCAGATGGAGCGCCTCAAGCGCCAGCTGCGCGCCAACGCCGATTACATGGACCAGACCTGGGACTTCTCGACGGTCATGCGCCTTGCAACCCACGGCGAGGAGGAACTCTACCTGCTGCCGCCCGTGATCCGCGAACTCAGAAACTCGATGATCGCAACCGAGGGCCACCAGCGTCTGCGCGTCTCCGACACGACCTACCTGATCGAGAAGCGCGAGCGCCTGGTGCTCGCACCGCCGAACTGGCGTGATTACCTGCTCTTCGACCAGCCCGTGCGCGTGACAACACCGCCAAAGCCGCTCCTGCCGAATACGCCGGAGGAGATGACAGCCTGGGTCGAGGGGGTTGAGCGCGGCTGGGTGGCCGGCGCCCGCCAGGCCTCCCAGGAAATGGGCCGGCGCCTTGAGCAGCTCGGCGGTGACTACACCGGCATGCTGCGCTACATGCGCCTTTTGACCGAGGGCAAGATCGAGTCGCCCTTCGTTGCCAGCAGCCAGGAGTGGGTGACCGGCGGTGGTGCGGAGATGCGCATCAACGAGCGCGTCTACCAGATCTCGCGCCCCTCCTCGCTCAACGCCAACATGGACGACTGGAAGACGCTTGAGCTTGATACCCGGGGCGGCTATCGCTACCCGGTGGAGCTCGACCGCCTGCGCGCGTTGCCGGGATACGCGGAGGACTGA
- a CDS encoding DotD/TraH family lipoprotein (Members of this family include DotD of type IVB secretion systems and TraH of plasmid conjugative plasmid systems, both lipoproteins.) has protein sequence MKAHSKLLVLAIASLLATGCATTQPVEPDGLLEEQRRAENEAWEQLRMISVEARDELRLLAKAQQSLSADSMTPEQHAQKSFQSTYVPEGFKDVVSFRHIGPATRAAEALAKIAGYEFETYGVRPAHEPVVSIEVTARPLIEALHELGMQTGDAIHVEVFEASKLMRVIYR, from the coding sequence ATGAAAGCCCATTCAAAACTGCTGGTACTGGCGATCGCATCGCTGCTTGCCACGGGCTGTGCAACGACACAGCCCGTGGAGCCCGATGGGCTGCTTGAGGAGCAGCGCCGCGCAGAGAACGAGGCGTGGGAGCAGCTGCGCATGATCAGCGTTGAGGCGCGAGATGAGCTGCGGCTGCTTGCCAAGGCCCAGCAGAGTCTGTCCGCTGACTCCATGACGCCTGAGCAGCACGCCCAGAAGTCCTTCCAGAGCACGTATGTGCCTGAGGGCTTCAAGGACGTTGTCTCTTTCCGCCATATCGGTCCGGCCACCCGTGCCGCAGAGGCGCTTGCAAAGATCGCCGGCTACGAGTTCGAGACCTACGGCGTGCGCCCGGCACACGAGCCGGTTGTCAGCATCGAGGTCACTGCCCGTCCGCTGATCGAGGCGCTCCATGAGCTTGGCATGCAGACAGGCGACGCGATTCACGTTGAGGTCTTTGAGGCCTCCAAGCTGATGCGCGTCATCTACCGCTAA